The Flavobacterium praedii genome window below encodes:
- a CDS encoding AGE family epimerase/isomerase — translation MSYSNTELQSLKEFYQNQLLNDTLPFWFPRSIDTEFGGYLLMRDQDGSLIDDDKAVWIQGRAAWLLATLYNTVEPKQEWLEGSKSGIDFLNKHCFDSDGQMFFHVTREGLPIRKRRYYFSETFAVIAMSAYAKASGDEAAAEKARFLFGKCIEYATVPGLLAPKFTSTRPSKGIGVPMIMMNTAQQLRENIGDPRCDEWISKWIAEIERDFVKEDIKCVMEQVAPDGSIIDHIDGRTLNPGHAIEGAWFILHEAKYRNNDPHLIALGCKMLDYMWERGWDKEHGGILYYRDVYDKPVQEYWQDMKFWWPHNEVIIATLLAYTMTGNEKYAKWHKMVHDYAYGKFHDAANGEWFGYLHRDGSLAQTAKGNMYKGPFHLPRQEWYCLQILNEHLKNI, via the coding sequence ATGAGCTATTCAAATACAGAACTTCAGAGTTTAAAAGAGTTTTATCAAAATCAGCTGTTAAATGATACGTTGCCTTTTTGGTTCCCGCGTTCAATAGATACCGAATTTGGAGGTTATTTATTAATGCGCGATCAAGACGGCAGTTTAATCGATGATGATAAAGCCGTATGGATTCAAGGACGTGCAGCATGGTTATTGGCTACACTCTACAATACGGTTGAACCCAAACAGGAATGGCTTGAGGGATCAAAGTCTGGAATTGATTTCCTGAATAAGCATTGTTTTGATTCCGATGGACAGATGTTTTTTCATGTGACTCGTGAGGGTTTGCCGATTCGTAAAAGACGCTATTATTTTTCTGAAACTTTTGCGGTAATCGCTATGTCCGCTTACGCAAAAGCAAGTGGTGATGAAGCTGCTGCCGAAAAAGCCCGTTTTTTATTCGGAAAGTGTATCGAATATGCTACAGTTCCTGGTTTGTTAGCGCCTAAGTTTACTTCAACCCGACCTTCCAAAGGGATTGGCGTTCCCATGATTATGATGAATACGGCACAACAATTAAGAGAAAATATTGGCGATCCGCGCTGCGATGAATGGATAAGCAAATGGATTGCCGAAATAGAACGTGATTTTGTAAAAGAGGATATAAAATGTGTGATGGAGCAAGTTGCACCAGATGGATCTATAATTGATCATATCGATGGACGTACCCTGAATCCAGGTCATGCTATTGAAGGAGCATGGTTTATTTTGCATGAAGCAAAATATAGAAATAATGATCCTCACTTAATTGCTCTAGGATGTAAAATGTTGGACTATATGTGGGAACGCGGTTGGGATAAAGAACATGGTGGGATTTTGTATTACCGTGATGTCTATGATAAACCCGTGCAAGAATATTGGCAAGACATGAAGTTTTGGTGGCCTCATAACGAAGTGATTATTGCAACTTTATTGGCCTACACAATGACAGGGAATGAAAAATATGCCAAATGGCACAAAATGGTTCACGATTATGCCTATGGGAAATTCCATGATGCAGCCAACGGCGAATGGTTTGGATATTTGCATAGAGACGGGAGTCTTGCTCAAACTGCAAAGGGTAATATGTACAAAGGACCTTTTCATTTGCCTCGTCAAGAATGGTATTGTCTTCAGATCTTGAATGAGCATTTGAAAAACATATAG
- the nagA gene encoding N-acetylglucosamine-6-phosphate deacetylase — protein sequence MKQAIINGILHTGDEILNNCVVVIENGVILSVQNEIPKDIEIIDLKGTHLSAGFIDIQINGGEKQYFSQYPTEETIQDIYDSSLKYGTTHTLPCLISSSRETILQGIEAIRDYQSKYKNGVLGLHLEGPFLNPSKRGAHSLDQVRRPTNSELEEIIRYGKDVIKVITIAPECFSEEQLDMLLDSGIVISAGHSTMTYKEAQYYFSKGIHLVTHLFNAMTQFGHREPGLVGATFENEAVYAPIILDGAHCDYAAARLAYKLKKDKFFLITDAAFLGRKVSNFKWENFDAHLENGFYRNEEGNLAGASISMEEAVRNAYENLEVSIDEAIKMATCRVASAIKMEDKLGKIKPGYPSSFVRFNDNFSKVESLIFQ from the coding sequence ATGAAGCAAGCAATTATAAACGGAATTTTACATACTGGTGATGAAATACTCAATAACTGTGTTGTCGTTATCGAAAATGGTGTTATTCTTTCCGTTCAAAATGAAATCCCAAAGGATATCGAAATTATTGATTTAAAAGGAACCCATCTTTCGGCAGGATTTATAGACATTCAAATCAACGGCGGGGAAAAGCAGTATTTCAGTCAATATCCTACTGAGGAAACGATTCAAGATATTTACGATTCCAGTTTAAAATATGGAACAACCCATACGCTTCCTTGTTTGATATCATCATCAAGAGAAACGATTCTGCAAGGGATTGAAGCCATTCGGGACTATCAATCAAAATATAAAAATGGAGTTTTGGGGTTGCATTTGGAAGGACCATTTTTAAACCCATCAAAACGCGGTGCACATAGTTTGGATCAGGTTCGTAGACCAACTAATTCGGAGTTAGAGGAGATTATTCGTTATGGCAAAGATGTTATAAAAGTAATCACTATTGCCCCTGAATGCTTTTCGGAGGAACAACTGGATATGCTTTTAGATAGTGGCATTGTGATTTCGGCAGGACATTCGACAATGACGTATAAAGAAGCACAATATTATTTTTCGAAAGGGATACATTTAGTGACTCACCTATTCAATGCGATGACTCAGTTTGGGCATCGAGAACCAGGTTTGGTAGGTGCCACATTCGAAAACGAAGCGGTTTATGCTCCCATAATTTTAGATGGTGCACATTGTGATTATGCCGCGGCAAGATTGGCTTATAAATTAAAGAAAGATAAATTCTTTTTGATTACGGATGCTGCATTTTTAGGGCGTAAAGTATCCAATTTCAAATGGGAGAATTTTGATGCCCATCTGGAAAACGGTTTCTATCGAAATGAGGAAGGTAATTTGGCTGGAGCTAGTATTTCGATGGAAGAAGCGGTTCGAAATGCTTATGAAAATTTGGAGGTTTCCATAGATGAGGCCATAAAAATGGCAACTTGTAGAGTGGCAAGCGCAATTAAAATGGAAGACAAATTGGGAAAAATAAAACCAGGATATCCGTCTAGTTTTGTTCGTTTTAATGATAATTTTTCGAAAGTAGAATCATTGATTTTTCAATAA
- a CDS encoding DMT family transporter, translating to MNKTKNKAKRLLSEVKFREGKIIFAGIAFAFLWSSASTATKIGLESAQPFVISIFRFLIAGGIMLFVSHILFRNRLPVKREWIQIGIYGFLNITFYLGLYVIAMQQVSAGLGSLAVATNPVFIALMSAFWFSHKIKYKNILSLLLCFIGVVLAAYPLLQNSFATLLGIIILLLSMIAYSLGTIYYSRVHWNDLSILTINGWQTILGGVFLSPVLWATYKSDKNVFDASFWTSVCWLAIPVSIGAVQFWLYLLKNNPIKASYWLFLCPIFGFLIARLMMKEPISIYTVFGVAFVICGLYIVQKKNKL from the coding sequence TTGAATAAAACAAAGAATAAAGCTAAAAGATTGTTAAGTGAGGTTAAGTTTAGAGAAGGAAAAATTATTTTTGCAGGAATAGCTTTTGCTTTTCTATGGTCTTCGGCATCAACAGCAACCAAAATAGGATTAGAATCGGCTCAACCTTTTGTGATTTCTATTTTTAGATTTCTTATCGCAGGAGGAATTATGCTTTTTGTCTCGCACATACTATTTCGCAATCGCTTGCCCGTAAAGCGAGAATGGATTCAGATTGGTATTTATGGATTTTTGAATATTACTTTTTATCTAGGTTTATATGTAATTGCCATGCAACAAGTATCAGCTGGTTTAGGAAGTTTGGCAGTAGCTACGAATCCCGTTTTTATTGCGCTGATGTCTGCTTTTTGGTTTTCCCATAAAATAAAGTATAAAAACATATTAAGTTTGCTTTTGTGTTTCATTGGAGTGGTTTTAGCGGCGTATCCACTTTTACAAAACAGTTTTGCAACCCTTTTGGGAATCATTATTTTATTGCTAAGTATGATTGCCTATTCGTTGGGAACGATTTATTATTCTCGGGTACATTGGAATGATTTGTCCATTTTGACAATCAATGGCTGGCAAACTATTCTTGGAGGTGTTTTTTTATCTCCAGTATTGTGGGCAACTTATAAATCGGATAAAAATGTTTTTGATGCTTCTTTTTGGACTTCGGTATGTTGGTTGGCGATTCCAGTTTCAATTGGTGCAGTTCAGTTTTGGCTGTATTTATTGAAAAATAATCCAATAAAAGCATCCTATTGGCTTTTTTTATGTCCAATATTTGGATTCCTGATTGCCCGTTTGATGATGAAAGAACCTATTTCGATCTATACCGTTTTTGGCGTTGCTTTTGTTATTTGCGGATTATATATTGTTCAGAAGAAAAACAAATTATAA
- the nagB gene encoding glucosamine-6-phosphate deaminase yields the protein MATTLESKRDISYKTAGQFEETRFEKIHNEIFKNSSEASLVVAQEIASLIRSKQEKKEKCVLGLATGSSPIKVYQELVRMHKEEGLSFANVVTFNLDEYYPMPKESNQSYHYFMHQHLFNHVDIKPENVNIPDGTVAIENLKQFCIDYEMKIKNAGGLDFQLLGIGRTGHVGFNEPGSHINSGTRIITLDHITKIDASSDFNGIGNVPKKAITMGVSTILRSKRIVLMAWGQNKASIIKRTIQGDISSEVPATFLQNHTNTTFVLDEGAASELTRLETPWLVGECIWTQELQSKAIVWLCQKTNQSILKLTDRDYNNNGMSDLLASGSSAYDLNINMFNVLQHTITGWPGGKPNTDDTYRPERSTPAKKRVILFSPHPDDDVISMGGTFAKLIKQGHDVHVVYQTSGNIAVTDDEALKFAEVCNDFIGENKTGIDFKLVIDTINAKTQGQMDSLEVRKLKGLIRRRESFAGVRYIGLNDENVHFLDMPFYETGLVQKSPLGVDDIAIVKDIIAKIKPHQVFAAGDLADPHGTHEVCLNAIFAAMKELKSEPYMNDCWLWLYRGAWHEWDIHDIDMAVPLSPDEVLTKRQAILCHQSQKDRVMFQGNDSREFWVRAEDRNKNTAKLYDDLGLAEYEAIEAFKRFDY from the coding sequence ATGGCAACTACATTAGAATCAAAAAGAGACATCAGTTATAAAACAGCTGGACAGTTTGAAGAAACACGTTTTGAAAAAATTCACAACGAAATTTTTAAAAATTCATCTGAAGCTTCACTGGTTGTCGCTCAAGAAATTGCAAGTTTAATTCGTTCTAAACAAGAGAAAAAGGAAAAATGTGTATTAGGATTAGCAACGGGTTCTTCCCCTATAAAAGTGTATCAAGAATTGGTTCGCATGCACAAAGAAGAAGGGTTGAGTTTTGCTAATGTGGTGACTTTTAACTTAGATGAATATTATCCGATGCCAAAGGAAAGTAATCAAAGTTACCATTACTTTATGCACCAACATCTTTTCAATCATGTTGATATCAAACCAGAGAATGTGAATATTCCGGATGGAACTGTAGCAATCGAAAATTTAAAACAGTTTTGTATTGATTATGAAATGAAAATTAAAAATGCCGGAGGTCTTGATTTTCAATTGTTAGGAATTGGGCGTACGGGACATGTTGGTTTTAATGAGCCAGGTTCTCATATCAACTCTGGAACTCGTATTATTACTTTAGACCATATTACAAAAATAGATGCCTCCAGTGACTTTAATGGAATCGGGAATGTTCCTAAAAAAGCGATTACTATGGGAGTTTCAACAATCCTTAGATCCAAAAGAATTGTGTTGATGGCTTGGGGACAAAACAAAGCTTCTATTATAAAAAGAACGATTCAAGGGGATATTAGCTCTGAGGTTCCTGCTACTTTTTTGCAAAATCATACCAATACTACTTTTGTGTTAGATGAAGGTGCAGCCTCTGAATTAACAAGGTTAGAGACACCTTGGTTGGTTGGAGAATGTATTTGGACACAAGAATTACAAAGTAAAGCTATTGTATGGTTGTGCCAAAAAACAAATCAATCGATTCTTAAATTAACGGATAGAGATTACAACAACAACGGAATGTCGGATCTTTTGGCCTCCGGAAGCTCAGCCTATGATTTGAATATCAATATGTTTAACGTGTTGCAACATACCATTACAGGATGGCCGGGAGGAAAACCAAACACCGATGATACCTATAGACCAGAACGTTCTACTCCTGCCAAGAAAAGAGTAATCCTGTTTAGTCCACATCCAGATGATGATGTTATTTCTATGGGGGGTACTTTTGCTAAATTAATTAAGCAAGGTCATGATGTGCATGTGGTGTATCAAACTTCTGGAAATATTGCCGTTACAGATGATGAAGCGCTGAAATTTGCCGAAGTATGTAATGATTTTATAGGGGAAAATAAAACTGGAATAGATTTTAAATTGGTGATTGACACTATTAATGCAAAGACGCAAGGTCAAATGGACTCTTTGGAAGTGCGCAAATTAAAAGGTTTAATTAGAAGGAGAGAATCTTTTGCAGGAGTACGATACATTGGGCTGAATGACGAAAATGTTCATTTCCTAGATATGCCGTTTTACGAAACAGGATTGGTTCAAAAAAGTCCATTAGGTGTTGATGACATAGCTATTGTAAAAGATATTATTGCCAAAATAAAACCACACCAAGTGTTCGCTGCCGGCGATCTTGCAGATCCACACGGTACGCATGAAGTATGCTTGAATGCCATTTTTGCAGCTATGAAGGAATTAAAATCAGAACCGTACATGAATGATTGTTGGTTGTGGTTGTACAGAGGTGCTTGGCACGAATGGGATATTCATGATATTGACATGGCTGTTCCTTTAAGTCCAGACGAAGTTTTGACTAAAAGACAAGCCATTTTATGTCATCAATCTCAAAAAGACAGAGTAATGTTTCAAGGAAATGACTCTAGAGAATTTTGGGTACGTGCGGAAGATCGTAACAAAAATACCGCTAAATTATATGATGATTTAGGTCTTGCTGAATATGAAGCGATCGAAGCTTTCAAACGTTTCGACTATTAA
- a CDS encoding GNAT family N-acetyltransferase, translating into MIDFKKANLDDLIAIQNISKLSFIETFAAINTPENIEKYLQESFSKDQLTIEISNPNSPFYLVYIDNKPIGYLKINLGDAQTEYFEEPTLEIQRIYVLQAFHGKKIGQLLLDEAIKIAKQLAVDFIWLGVWEENHRALHFYAKNGFVTFDKHVFVLGDDKQTDLLMKLEIK; encoded by the coding sequence ATGATTGATTTCAAGAAGGCCAATTTAGACGATCTTATTGCTATACAAAACATCAGCAAACTGTCTTTTATAGAAACGTTTGCTGCTATAAATACTCCCGAAAATATCGAGAAATACCTTCAGGAAAGTTTCAGTAAAGACCAATTAACAATAGAAATCAGCAATCCTAACTCCCCTTTTTATTTGGTATATATTGATAATAAACCTATTGGTTATTTAAAAATAAACCTAGGAGATGCACAAACTGAATATTTTGAAGAACCTACTTTAGAAATTCAACGCATTTACGTTTTACAAGCTTTTCATGGCAAAAAAATTGGGCAATTATTATTGGATGAAGCCATCAAAATTGCCAAACAATTAGCTGTCGATTTTATTTGGCTAGGCGTTTGGGAAGAAAATCACAGAGCCTTACACTTTTATGCCAAAAATGGTTTTGTCACTTTTGACAAACATGTTTTTGTATTAGGTGATGATAAACAAACCGATTTATTAATGAAACTCGAAATCAAATAA
- the yaaA gene encoding peroxide stress protein YaaA, which yields MKIVISPAKSLNLEKELPTTQFTASSFLKESKQVHKVLKKKTPKELSDLMSISDKLADLNWQRNQDWSTPFTSENARPAIFTFDGDVYTGLDAYSIPIEKLGQLQDRLRILSGLYGYLKPLDLMQPYRLEMGTKLPIGESKNLYEFWKKNITVALNKELQKDELFINLASNEYFSAVDVKALKVPVITPEFKDYKDGKLKIISFFAKKARGLMVRYIIDTNAQTIEDLKGFNYEGYLFDANLSKGNNLIFTR from the coding sequence ATGAAAATAGTTATTTCTCCTGCCAAATCCTTAAACTTAGAAAAAGAATTACCTACAACACAGTTTACTGCATCTTCTTTTTTGAAAGAATCCAAACAAGTTCATAAAGTTTTAAAGAAAAAAACACCCAAGGAATTATCAGATTTGATGTCAATTTCAGATAAATTGGCTGATTTGAACTGGCAACGCAACCAAGATTGGAGTACACCATTCACTTCAGAAAATGCTCGACCTGCAATTTTTACATTTGATGGAGATGTATATACTGGATTAGATGCATATTCGATTCCAATAGAAAAGTTAGGACAACTTCAGGATCGTTTGCGAATTTTATCGGGTTTGTACGGATATTTAAAGCCATTGGATTTAATGCAACCTTATCGTTTGGAAATGGGAACAAAATTACCCATTGGCGAAAGCAAAAATCTATATGAGTTTTGGAAAAAAAACATAACTGTAGCCTTAAACAAAGAATTACAAAAAGATGAATTATTTATCAATTTAGCAAGCAATGAATATTTTTCGGCGGTGGATGTCAAAGCCTTGAAAGTACCGGTTATTACCCCGGAATTTAAAGATTATAAAGACGGAAAATTAAAAATAATTAGTTTTTTTGCCAAGAAGGCTAGGGGATTGATGGTGCGTTATATTATTGATACTAATGCCCAAACTATTGAGGACTTGAAAGGATTTAATTATGAAGGCTACCTATTTGACGCCAATTTATCCAAAGGGAATAATTTGATTTTTACGAGATAA
- a CDS encoding DHA2 family efflux MFS transporter permease subunit, protein MVQNEEDDLVEYGFRRVIITITCVLCAMLEIVDTTIVNVALNNMRGSLGATLTDVAWVITAYAIANVIVIPMTSWLSQQFGRRNYFATSIVIFTVASFLCGNATNIWELVAFRFIQGLGGGALLVTAQTIITESYPVAKRGMAQAIYGMGVIVGPTLGPPLGGYIVDHFSWPFIFYINIPLGIIATFLTIIFVKSPKYGDKLKANQVDWWGIVFLASFIGSLQFVLEHGQQDDWFNDKLIVFLSVVSVFGLLLFIWRELTYKHPIVNLKVFKDNNLKIGTIMCFILGFGLYGSTFIIPIYTQSVLGWSATDAGLLLIPSSITTGIMMPFIGKMIQRGIPQAYMVAVGFFVFFLFTFLMRGVLTPDTGVEHMFWPLILRGVGLGLLFVPITTLSLSTLKGKHIGEGAAFTGMMRQLGGSFGIAIITTYISRFNQEHRVNLVSHLDKTSFEVQQAVHQLQMGFMAKGYSANEALAKAYKVLEFKVMTQSSVLSFMDIFMYLGLLFLVCIPFILLIKKGKNKVNPADAMH, encoded by the coding sequence ATGGTACAAAACGAAGAAGACGATTTAGTCGAATACGGCTTTAGAAGGGTCATTATTACAATAACATGCGTGCTTTGTGCCATGCTCGAAATTGTGGATACTACGATTGTTAATGTAGCTTTAAACAATATGCGAGGCAGCCTAGGTGCTACCTTAACGGATGTGGCTTGGGTAATTACTGCGTATGCTATTGCAAACGTAATTGTTATCCCTATGACGAGTTGGTTGTCACAACAATTTGGCCGTCGTAATTATTTTGCAACCTCGATTGTCATTTTTACGGTAGCTTCCTTTTTGTGCGGAAACGCCACCAATATATGGGAACTTGTAGCTTTTAGATTCATACAGGGATTGGGTGGAGGTGCTCTATTGGTAACAGCACAAACAATTATTACGGAAAGTTACCCTGTTGCCAAAAGAGGAATGGCACAAGCAATTTATGGAATGGGAGTTATTGTTGGACCAACATTAGGCCCGCCTTTGGGTGGTTATATTGTGGATCATTTTTCTTGGCCTTTTATATTTTATATCAATATTCCACTTGGAATTATTGCAACTTTTTTAACAATTATTTTTGTCAAAAGTCCAAAATATGGTGACAAACTCAAAGCCAATCAAGTGGATTGGTGGGGAATTGTATTTTTGGCTTCTTTCATAGGATCCTTGCAATTTGTACTTGAACACGGCCAACAAGACGATTGGTTCAATGACAAGCTAATTGTGTTTCTAAGTGTTGTTTCCGTATTTGGATTATTGTTGTTTATTTGGAGAGAACTAACCTATAAACATCCCATAGTAAACCTTAAAGTTTTTAAGGATAATAATCTAAAAATTGGAACCATAATGTGTTTCATCCTTGGTTTTGGTCTGTATGGTTCTACCTTTATTATTCCAATTTACACCCAATCGGTTTTGGGATGGAGTGCTACAGATGCTGGATTATTATTGATTCCGAGTTCGATAACAACCGGTATTATGATGCCTTTTATTGGTAAAATGATTCAAAGAGGGATCCCACAAGCTTATATGGTAGCTGTTGGTTTCTTTGTGTTTTTTCTATTTACTTTTTTAATGCGTGGCGTACTAACACCAGACACTGGAGTGGAGCATATGTTTTGGCCATTAATCCTTAGAGGAGTTGGTTTGGGTCTTTTATTTGTACCCATAACCACTTTATCATTATCAACCTTAAAAGGAAAACACATTGGTGAAGGAGCGGCATTTACAGGAATGATGAGACAATTAGGAGGTTCTTTTGGTATTGCTATTATTACCACTTATATATCACGATTCAATCAAGAACACCGTGTCAATCTGGTTTCACACTTAGATAAAACCTCGTTCGAAGTACAACAAGCAGTACATCAATTGCAAATGGGTTTTATGGCAAAAGGATACAGTGCCAATGAAGCCTTGGCAAAAGCCTATAAAGTTTTAGAATTTAAGGTAATGACACAAAGTTCTGTTTTGTCCTTTATGGATATCTTTATGTATCTTGGGCTATTATTTTTAGTTTGTATTCCTTTTATTCTTTTGATAAAAAAAGGAAAAAACAAGGTGAATCCAGCAGATGCAATGCATTAG
- a CDS encoding HlyD family secretion protein, whose amino-acid sequence MEKKKTNKKFIIILLVLILAGGTYGISKYLHSQTHEETDDAQIEKNMNPIIPRVSGYISKVYVKDNDYVKKGDTLFTIDKRDYQLKIEEANAAYLGAEGGFESAKEDIGSAMASVAVSNANVQSAGGNIKTAKIRLGRATSDYVRYENLYKNHSITKQQYEQALAAKQEAENQVQILQQQEKASSFQKTVYEAKSRVSNKQTEVAAANIKKAKALLEVAKLNLTYTVVTAAIDGQISKIDIQPGQLVQAGQSLFYIINNSEAWVVANFKETQLNKMVIGQKVTVKVDAYPDYNFEGCITSFSPATGSRFSLLPPDNATGNFVKTIQRLPVKISLNTSNDPEKIKLLRPGMNAEVDVHLN is encoded by the coding sequence ATGGAAAAGAAAAAAACAAACAAAAAATTCATTATAATCCTATTGGTTTTAATCCTAGCTGGAGGAACTTACGGAATTTCAAAATACCTTCATTCTCAAACACACGAAGAAACGGATGATGCCCAAATTGAAAAAAACATGAACCCAATAATCCCTAGAGTTTCGGGATATATAAGTAAAGTATATGTAAAAGACAATGACTATGTAAAAAAGGGAGATACTTTATTTACTATTGACAAAAGAGATTATCAATTAAAAATTGAAGAAGCAAATGCCGCCTATTTAGGTGCTGAAGGTGGTTTTGAATCAGCCAAAGAAGACATTGGGAGTGCAATGGCAAGTGTTGCGGTATCAAACGCTAATGTACAATCTGCTGGAGGAAATATAAAGACTGCCAAAATTAGATTGGGAAGAGCAACAAGTGATTATGTGCGTTATGAGAATTTATACAAAAATCATTCGATTACGAAACAACAATATGAACAAGCGCTAGCTGCCAAACAAGAAGCGGAGAACCAAGTTCAGATCTTGCAACAACAAGAAAAAGCAAGTTCTTTCCAGAAAACTGTTTATGAAGCAAAATCAAGAGTTTCTAACAAACAAACAGAAGTTGCTGCAGCTAATATTAAGAAAGCAAAAGCATTATTAGAAGTAGCTAAACTGAATTTGACCTATACCGTTGTTACAGCGGCAATAGATGGTCAGATTTCCAAAATAGACATTCAGCCAGGGCAATTGGTTCAAGCGGGTCAATCGTTGTTTTATATCATCAACAACAGTGAAGCTTGGGTTGTAGCCAATTTTAAAGAAACACAGTTGAACAAAATGGTTATTGGCCAAAAAGTTACTGTAAAAGTTGATGCCTATCCAGATTATAATTTTGAAGGATGCATTACTTCATTTTCTCCAGCAACTGGATCACGATTTTCGTTACTTCCACCAGACAATGCAACGGGAAATTTTGTAAAAACGATTCAGCGATTGCCTGTAAAAATTAGCTTGAATACCTCTAATGATCCTGAAAAAATAAAATTGCTTCGTCCTGGTATGAATGCCGAAGTAGATGTTCATTTGAATTAA
- a CDS encoding TolC family protein, whose protein sequence is MKVSSIIFIGGFFFGITSINAQEKTNLKLEEAIQLAWTKSNEVSLANTKVETKKQELQSVKNNQYPDLKITGQYLRLTEATVDLQFNAGAKALPAPDQLLIGQASLKVPVFAGMKIQNGIKLQDNLFQAENAMASKTKEDIAMRVINYYANLYKTQRTIELLKENQKSAEQRVTDFTALEKNGIIPRNDLLKSQLQVSKIQLSLDEAINNETIINYYLVTLLKLPTETKIKVQESDLINFPKNSVPSDEQPAFENRKDLQAIQYQEKATQYNVSMAKGDYYPNVALVGGYAALNLNNIITLENAMFFGVGLSYDISGIIKNGTQVKIAESKALEVKNSEELLKDNIRIQVQQAITNYDLAQKQDVVYNQAVEQATENYRIVKDKYENGLSDTNDLLEADVEQLKSKISETIAKVDVIQKYYELLSATGQLSQTFNLSKI, encoded by the coding sequence ATGAAAGTTAGTTCTATAATATTCATTGGGGGATTCTTCTTTGGGATTACATCCATAAATGCCCAAGAGAAAACCAACTTAAAGTTGGAAGAAGCCATACAATTGGCTTGGACAAAAAGCAATGAGGTTTCATTAGCCAATACTAAAGTGGAAACCAAAAAACAAGAATTACAATCGGTTAAAAACAATCAATATCCTGATTTAAAAATTACCGGTCAATACCTTCGTTTAACAGAAGCAACTGTTGATTTACAGTTTAATGCAGGAGCAAAAGCACTTCCTGCACCTGATCAATTACTAATTGGCCAAGCCAGTTTAAAAGTACCTGTTTTTGCAGGGATGAAAATTCAAAATGGCATCAAACTTCAGGATAATCTATTCCAAGCTGAAAATGCAATGGCATCGAAAACCAAAGAAGATATAGCCATGAGAGTGATAAACTATTATGCCAATTTGTACAAAACACAAAGAACCATTGAGCTATTAAAGGAAAATCAAAAAAGTGCAGAACAAAGAGTAACTGATTTTACTGCCCTAGAAAAAAACGGCATTATTCCCCGTAACGATCTATTGAAATCTCAGCTTCAGGTTTCAAAAATTCAGTTGTCCTTGGACGAAGCAATAAATAATGAAACAATCATTAATTACTATTTGGTAACATTGTTGAAATTACCAACCGAGACTAAAATAAAAGTTCAAGAAAGTGATTTAATTAACTTTCCAAAGAATTCAGTCCCATCGGATGAACAACCTGCTTTTGAAAACCGAAAAGATTTACAAGCAATACAATATCAAGAAAAAGCCACTCAATACAATGTAAGCATGGCCAAAGGAGATTATTATCCAAATGTTGCTTTGGTTGGAGGATATGCTGCGTTAAATTTGAACAACATTATTACATTAGAAAATGCCATGTTTTTTGGAGTAGGATTATCATACGATATCAGTGGTATTATCAAAAATGGAACTCAGGTAAAAATTGCAGAAAGCAAAGCACTTGAAGTAAAAAACTCTGAAGAATTATTAAAAGACAATATTCGAATACAAGTACAACAAGCCATTACCAATTATGATTTGGCACAAAAACAAGATGTAGTTTACAACCAAGCTGTTGAACAAGCTACGGAAAATTATCGAATTGTTAAAGACAAATACGAAAATGGACTTTCGGACACCAATGATTTACTGGAAGCCGACGTAGAACAACTGAAATCAAAAATTAGTGAGACAATTGCAAAAGTAGATGTCATTCAGAAATACTACGAATTGCTTTCGGCAACAGGTCAACTATCACAAACCTTCAACCTTTCAAAAATATAA